One Desulfobulbus oligotrophicus DNA segment encodes these proteins:
- a CDS encoding NAD(P)-binding protein has translation MSNTAGNGAILVVGGGMSGLTAALEAAEVGKDVFIIEKTASFGGRVAQLHQYFPKLCPPICGLEINYRRIKDNRKIRTYTLTTVKSISGGPGNYEVQLETAPRYINSNCTACGDCALVCAEEVDDDFNFGMKKIKAVHLPHEMAFPRRFVLDKEACSAESLAAIKGACKYNAVDLDMQPQTFTLQVGAIIWSTGWNPYDANKITNLNYGSSKAIITNMMMERLAAENGPTKGKILRPGDGAEPASFAFVQCAGSRDENHLEYCSSICCLATFKHISYIRAQYPEAKIYVFYIDLRTPGRYEKFRGKFIDDPNTVFIKGKVADITAERDGGVTVTAENAVDGGKIHQKVDMCVLATGMQPAIGEQGKALGLTMDGNGFIVSEAAKGMFSAGCAKGAVEVYTSGQSSTAAALQAIQIGR, from the coding sequence ATGAGTAACACTGCAGGCAATGGTGCGATACTGGTTGTTGGTGGCGGTATGAGTGGTTTAACCGCTGCGCTCGAAGCTGCCGAAGTCGGTAAAGATGTTTTTATCATCGAAAAGACCGCTTCTTTTGGTGGCCGGGTTGCCCAGCTCCATCAGTATTTCCCAAAACTCTGTCCCCCGATCTGTGGACTCGAGATTAATTACAGACGGATTAAGGACAATCGGAAGATCCGGACCTACACGCTGACAACTGTCAAGTCGATCAGCGGCGGCCCGGGTAACTATGAGGTACAGCTGGAAACAGCACCGCGATACATTAATTCCAACTGCACAGCATGTGGTGATTGCGCCCTTGTCTGTGCTGAAGAAGTTGATGACGATTTTAACTTTGGCATGAAAAAAATCAAGGCGGTCCACTTGCCTCATGAAATGGCGTTCCCGCGGCGGTTCGTGTTGGATAAGGAGGCCTGTTCGGCTGAATCCCTGGCCGCTATCAAGGGTGCATGTAAGTACAACGCGGTTGATTTGGACATGCAGCCTCAGACCTTCACCCTGCAGGTAGGGGCTATTATCTGGTCGACAGGATGGAATCCTTACGATGCCAACAAGATAACCAACCTGAATTACGGTTCCTCCAAGGCCATTATCACCAACATGATGATGGAGCGTCTTGCCGCAGAGAACGGTCCCACTAAAGGAAAGATTCTCCGTCCGGGTGATGGTGCAGAGCCGGCATCCTTTGCCTTTGTCCAGTGTGCGGGGTCGCGGGATGAAAATCACCTGGAGTACTGTTCTTCTATCTGCTGTCTGGCAACTTTCAAACACATCTCCTATATACGCGCCCAGTACCCGGAGGCAAAGATCTATGTTTTCTACATAGATTTACGTACACCTGGACGGTATGAGAAGTTTCGGGGCAAATTTATTGATGATCCGAACACTGTTTTTATCAAGGGTAAGGTGGCAGATATCACCGCTGAGCGAGATGGTGGTGTCACTGTAACGGCTGAAAATGCGGTCGATGGAGGGAAAATCCACCAGAAAGTTGACATGTGTGTACTGGCCACAGGTATGCAGCCGGCAATTGGCGAGCAGGGGAAGGCGCTCGGCCTGACCATGGACGGCAACGGTTTTATTGTGTCTGAGGCAGCGAAAGGTATGTTCTCTGCCGGTTGTGCGAAGGGTGCGGTCGAGGTGTACACAAGTGGACAGTCCTCCACGGCAGCTGCTCTTCAAGCCATTCAGATCGGACGGTAG
- a CDS encoding FAD-dependent oxidoreductase has product MKKVYGAYLCTGCGIGEVLDVDGLKDAASDAGIPMKEHNCLCGADGRAFIEKDIADQGVNTIVVCACSPRVMQQEFDFGEQTITVRGNLREHVAWTGSLTEEGNVDEFLQEMGTDYVRMAVTRAQKTELPEPYKLESISKRILVMGGGIAGLTAAKEAAKAGYEVTLVEKEAELGGKALGWRKMFPTTYPYAELEASNITDLIAAVQGDGKITVKTNCEVARISGAPGEFNVTFKEAGTKTEWDAPAKVTAEDQDRITKGEMEDPNKDFQKYTNKNPDGELFGAVVLATGWKPADVSEYDHLGYGKLANVVTNAEFEKLAKNGKVPARVAFIQSPGGKDSDADFPYCGSVTSMVALKQANYVVEDNPVDGKAYILYQHMRTPGNAELFYKNMQARDNVFMTKAAVTKVASAGNALLVDVEDNLIGEDLQLEVDMVVLAAGMVPTTAGENVINLAYRQGPAFSDLGLFEGYADSNFICFPYETRRTGVYNCGGVRRAETMEETIDDAMGAALKAIQCIESANRGVSVHPRSGDQTYPDFFFQRCTQCKRCTEECPFGALDDDDKGTPLPNHTRCRRCGTCMGACPERIINFADYSIDMIGSMVKTIEVPDDDEDKLRVAVFVCENDAYPAIDMSGMHQNKINRLVRFIPVRCLGSVNMVWIKDAMSSGMDGALLLGCKYGDDYQCHFAKGSEIATKRMENIGETLGSLGLEPERCGVREIAISDYDKLPAIIDEFVEEIIAMGPNPFKGF; this is encoded by the coding sequence ATGAAGAAAGTGTATGGTGCATATCTTTGTACTGGTTGTGGCATTGGCGAGGTCCTCGATGTTGATGGGTTGAAGGATGCCGCCTCAGATGCCGGAATTCCTATGAAGGAGCACAACTGTCTGTGTGGTGCTGATGGACGTGCTTTTATTGAAAAAGACATCGCAGATCAAGGTGTCAATACCATTGTTGTCTGTGCATGTTCACCGCGCGTGATGCAGCAGGAGTTTGATTTCGGCGAGCAGACGATCACCGTTCGAGGTAATCTGCGTGAGCATGTGGCCTGGACCGGATCTCTTACTGAAGAGGGGAATGTCGACGAGTTCCTTCAGGAAATGGGAACCGACTATGTCCGTATGGCCGTAACCCGTGCCCAGAAGACTGAGCTGCCGGAGCCGTACAAACTGGAAAGTATCAGTAAACGAATTCTTGTGATGGGCGGCGGTATTGCTGGGCTTACCGCAGCAAAAGAAGCGGCAAAGGCCGGCTACGAAGTTACCCTTGTTGAAAAGGAGGCAGAACTTGGCGGCAAGGCGCTGGGTTGGCGGAAGATGTTCCCTACAACCTATCCTTATGCCGAACTCGAGGCTTCTAATATCACAGACCTCATCGCTGCTGTACAGGGGGATGGTAAGATCACGGTGAAGACAAACTGTGAGGTTGCCCGTATCAGCGGTGCTCCTGGTGAATTTAATGTTACTTTTAAAGAAGCGGGCACAAAAACCGAGTGGGATGCTCCTGCTAAAGTGACGGCAGAGGACCAGGATCGTATCACCAAAGGTGAGATGGAGGATCCAAATAAGGACTTTCAGAAGTATACGAATAAAAATCCTGACGGCGAGTTGTTTGGTGCTGTTGTTTTGGCAACCGGCTGGAAACCGGCTGATGTTTCTGAGTATGATCACCTGGGCTACGGTAAACTCGCTAACGTCGTGACCAATGCCGAGTTTGAAAAATTAGCCAAAAACGGTAAGGTCCCGGCTCGGGTTGCCTTCATACAGAGCCCGGGCGGTAAGGATAGTGACGCCGATTTCCCCTACTGCGGTTCGGTTACCTCAATGGTTGCTCTGAAACAGGCGAATTATGTTGTTGAGGACAATCCGGTTGACGGGAAAGCCTATATCCTCTATCAGCACATGCGCACACCTGGAAACGCTGAACTTTTTTATAAGAACATGCAGGCACGTGATAATGTTTTTATGACAAAAGCAGCGGTCACGAAGGTTGCGTCTGCAGGTAATGCGCTGCTTGTTGATGTTGAGGACAATCTGATCGGTGAGGATCTGCAGCTCGAAGTCGACATGGTTGTGCTTGCCGCCGGAATGGTACCAACGACTGCAGGCGAGAATGTCATCAACCTTGCTTATCGGCAAGGCCCGGCATTTAGTGATCTGGGACTGTTTGAAGGGTATGCCGACTCCAATTTCATCTGCTTTCCCTACGAGACCAGACGCACAGGTGTTTACAACTGTGGTGGAGTGCGCAGGGCGGAAACCATGGAAGAGACCATTGATGACGCCATGGGTGCAGCGTTGAAGGCGATTCAATGTATTGAGTCCGCAAACAGGGGTGTTTCTGTTCATCCACGTTCAGGCGACCAGACTTATCCGGATTTCTTCTTCCAGCGCTGTACCCAGTGCAAACGCTGTACAGAGGAGTGTCCATTTGGTGCCCTGGATGATGATGATAAGGGGACACCGCTGCCTAACCATACCCGCTGCCGCCGTTGCGGTACTTGCATGGGAGCCTGTCCGGAACGGATCATCAACTTTGCCGATTACAGTATCGACATGATAGGTTCGATGGTAAAGACGATCGAAGTTCCTGATGACGATGAAGATAAACTGCGGGTTGCGGTCTTTGTCTGCGAAAATGACGCTTATCCGGCTATTGATATGTCCGGCATGCACCAGAACAAGATAAATCGATTGGTACGGTTTATTCCGGTTCGTTGTCTGGGTTCAGTGAACATGGTCTGGATTAAAGACGCGATGTCTTCCGGTATGGATGGCGCTCTTCTGCTCGGGTGTAAGTATGGTGACGATTACCAGTGTCACTTTGCCAAGGGATCTGAGATCGCTACCAAGCGTATGGAGAACATCGGTGAAACCCTTGGTTCGCTTGGTCTTGAACCTGAGCGTTGCGGGGTGCGTGAAATTGCGATTTCCGACTAT
- the aprA gene encoding adenylyl-sulfate reductase subunit alpha → MALPNKPKGELPVVDNPEVAEHTCDVLIVGGGMAACGTAFEITKWMPEGMKVLLVDKAALERSGAVAQGLSAINTYIGENPIEDYVKMVRNDLMGVVREDLIYDLGRHVDESVMLFEEWGLPIWKRAEDGGNMPGDRPAKSLREGGTPVRTGRWQIMINGESYKPVVAEPAKKALGEENVMERVFIVKMLLDKNKENTIAGAVGFSTRENKVHIFKCKAAMVACGGAVNIFRPRSTGEGKGRAWYPIWNAGSTYTMCAQVGATLTMMENRFTPSRFKDGYGPVGAWFLLFKAKVQNGLGEFYANSPEVKDELSKFMPYGQSAVTPTCLRNHLMLNELKAGRGPIYMATDVAINAFVDAQRAAGKDEKELKRYWKALESEAWENFLDMSVGQAGLWAGMNIEPEKVGSEIMPTEPYMLGSHSGCCGIWTSGPMEDWVPEVDGPRSHQYKWGYNRMTTVNGLFTAGDGVGASGHKFSSGSHAEGRICAKQMVKYCRDNADFTPELAQTAQELVDEIYAPVRLYNKHVDASTAADVNPNYCKPAGMMMRLMKATDEYGGGVATYYMTSGKLLNICLDLLALMREDAEKMAAGDLHELMRAWENYHRIWCVETHIRHIEFRKESRYPGFYYRSDYPTCDDENWKCFVNSTFDPKTKEWKCEKVPCINIIETEPWI, encoded by the coding sequence ATGGCATTACCAAATAAGCCGAAAGGTGAGCTTCCTGTCGTTGACAATCCTGAGGTTGCAGAACATACATGTGACGTGTTGATTGTTGGTGGTGGTATGGCTGCATGCGGCACGGCATTTGAGATTACTAAGTGGATGCCCGAAGGCATGAAGGTGCTCCTGGTTGACAAGGCTGCTCTCGAGCGTTCCGGAGCTGTTGCTCAGGGACTTTCCGCTATCAACACCTACATCGGCGAGAACCCGATTGAAGACTATGTCAAGATGGTTCGTAACGACCTGATGGGCGTTGTTCGTGAGGACCTGATCTATGACCTCGGTCGCCACGTTGACGAGTCTGTCATGCTGTTTGAAGAGTGGGGTCTGCCGATCTGGAAGCGTGCGGAGGACGGTGGTAACATGCCTGGTGACAGGCCGGCAAAGAGCCTGCGCGAAGGTGGTACCCCTGTTCGTACCGGTCGATGGCAGATCATGATCAACGGCGAGTCCTATAAGCCCGTTGTTGCAGAGCCTGCCAAGAAGGCACTGGGCGAAGAGAACGTCATGGAGCGTGTCTTTATCGTCAAGATGCTGCTTGACAAGAATAAAGAAAACACCATTGCCGGTGCTGTAGGTTTCTCCACCCGTGAAAATAAAGTTCACATCTTCAAGTGTAAGGCCGCCATGGTTGCCTGTGGTGGTGCGGTAAACATCTTCCGTCCGCGTTCAACCGGTGAAGGAAAGGGGCGTGCCTGGTATCCGATCTGGAACGCCGGCTCCACCTACACGATGTGCGCTCAGGTCGGTGCTACTCTGACCATGATGGAAAACCGTTTCACCCCGTCGCGTTTTAAAGATGGTTACGGCCCGGTTGGCGCTTGGTTCCTCCTGTTCAAGGCCAAAGTGCAGAACGGTCTGGGTGAGTTCTATGCGAACAGCCCTGAGGTTAAGGATGAGCTGTCGAAGTTCATGCCCTATGGTCAATCTGCAGTTACCCCGACCTGTCTGCGTAACCACCTGATGCTCAACGAGCTGAAGGCCGGACGTGGCCCGATTTACATGGCAACAGACGTGGCAATCAACGCGTTTGTCGATGCTCAACGTGCTGCCGGTAAAGACGAGAAAGAGCTGAAGAGATACTGGAAGGCCCTTGAGTCTGAGGCCTGGGAGAACTTCCTGGATATGTCCGTTGGTCAGGCCGGTCTGTGGGCAGGTATGAATATCGAGCCTGAGAAGGTCGGCTCTGAGATTATGCCGACAGAACCCTACATGCTGGGCAGCCACTCCGGTTGTTGCGGTATCTGGACCTCGGGTCCGATGGAAGACTGGGTGCCTGAGGTTGACGGTCCGCGGTCCCATCAGTACAAGTGGGGTTATAACCGCATGACCACGGTGAACGGCCTGTTCACAGCAGGAGACGGTGTTGGGGCTTCCGGCCATAAGTTCTCTTCCGGTTCCCACGCTGAAGGTCGTATCTGTGCTAAGCAGATGGTGAAGTATTGCCGCGACAATGCTGATTTCACCCCGGAGCTGGCGCAGACTGCTCAGGAGTTGGTTGATGAGATCTATGCACCGGTGCGTTTGTACAACAAGCATGTAGACGCATCAACTGCCGCAGATGTCAACCCGAATTACTGCAAGCCCGCCGGTATGATGATGCGGCTTATGAAGGCCACTGATGAGTATGGCGGAGGAGTTGCCACCTATTACATGACCTCTGGCAAGCTGCTGAACATCTGTCTCGACCTTCTTGCGCTGATGCGTGAAGATGCTGAGAAGATGGCAGCAGGTGACCTGCACGAGCTGATGCGTGCATGGGAAAATTATCATCGCATCTGGTGTGTCGAGACGCATATCCGCCATATCGAGTTCCGTAAGGAGTCCCGTTATCCTGGATTCTACTATCGGTCTGATTATCCGACCTGTGATGATGAGAACTGGAAATGCTTTGTTAACTCCACCTTTGATCCAAAGACCAAAGAGTGGAAGTGCGAAAAGGTTCCATGCATCAACATTATTGAGACCGAGCCTTGGATTTAA
- the aprB gene encoding adenylyl-sulfate reductase subunit beta encodes MPSYVDPSKCDGCKGGDKTACMYICPNNLMVLNVESMKAYNQEPDACWECYSCVKICPQGAIFVRGYDDFVPMGGQVHPMRSSDSIMWTVKFRNGNIKRFKFPIRTTAEGAANEYPGERGASLDDECLLLESNLPTPTKLAK; translated from the coding sequence ATGCCAAGTTACGTAGATCCTTCGAAATGTGACGGTTGCAAGGGTGGAGATAAAACCGCCTGCATGTATATCTGTCCTAATAACCTGATGGTTCTCAACGTTGAGTCTATGAAGGCGTACAATCAGGAGCCTGATGCATGTTGGGAGTGCTACTCATGCGTGAAGATCTGCCCGCAGGGTGCAATTTTTGTTCGTGGTTACGATGACTTTGTTCCAATGGGCGGACAGGTTCATCCGATGCGTTCTTCTGATTCCATCATGTGGACTGTGAAGTTCCGCAATGGTAATATCAAGCGCTTCAAGTTCCCGATCCGGACCACTGCTGAGGGTGCTGCTAATGAGTATCCCGGCGAAAGGGGTGCAAGCCTGGATGATGAGTGCTTGCTGCTGGAGAGCAACTTGCCGACCCCTACCAAACTGGCAAAGTAG
- a CDS encoding FtsK/SpoIIIE family DNA translocase, whose amino-acid sequence MDDIQTGAGSRRRQDVKVLVLLFLALFLLIALGSYLVPLLDAEPVRQQPSANLCGVLGFYTAHYLFSFFGIIAFFPILLLGYALIRVLFIRTIHHRLPSIVAGVSGILLSTSGLFGGVEQLFVPASLIVPGGYVGSLLWHFLNSVIGTAGTVLSLALLFLFSLMVTLHFSPFGFMRRSPTEITEHDDLLEAEPEVQSPPNKPRYRLPSLKTRKETPPIEEEEAVSLPPVHTAPSSPGKTDRVREALPVTSSLVDFQRPPLSLLDQTTAGKVELSREHYYEVSSTLLAKLQDFGVQGTIAGISPGPVVTTYEFSPAPGVKINRIVTLADDLAMVLKVDRVRIVGSIPGKAAIGIEIPNPVRDTVYIHDILESKEYREARSVLSLALGFDVVGQPVVADLARMPHLLIAGATGAGKSVAINAFIASILYKATPAEVRLLMIDPKRIELSVYEDIPHLLHPVVVEAKLASRALLWAVREMERRYRLLEERRVKSFTRYNQVSDDKLPYVVIIVDELADLMMVASKDVETSIARLAQMARAAGMHIILATQRPSVDVLTGLIKANFPTRISFKVSSKVDSRTILDGSGAEHLLGMGDMLFLPPGAAKLQRIHGAYISEQETDRLVGYLKDQGVADYDEAVLQDIEEDTSAMDETEELYDEKYDEAVAIVTETGQASISMVQRRLRVGYNRAARIIEVMEKEGIVGPADGSRPREVLVRPSYGDME is encoded by the coding sequence ATGGACGACATTCAGACAGGTGCAGGAAGCAGAAGAAGACAGGATGTAAAAGTTCTTGTGCTGCTGTTTCTCGCACTTTTTTTATTGATTGCTTTGGGGAGTTATCTGGTGCCGTTGCTGGACGCCGAACCGGTGCGGCAACAACCTTCCGCTAACTTATGTGGTGTGCTGGGGTTTTATACAGCGCACTATCTGTTTTCATTCTTTGGGATTATTGCCTTTTTCCCGATTTTGTTATTGGGATATGCGCTCATTCGCGTCCTGTTTATACGAACGATCCACCATCGGCTGCCATCTATTGTGGCCGGTGTGTCCGGTATTTTGTTGAGCACCTCCGGTCTGTTCGGGGGAGTTGAACAGCTGTTTGTACCAGCCTCCCTCATTGTTCCCGGCGGTTATGTGGGATCTTTGCTGTGGCATTTCCTGAACAGTGTGATCGGTACGGCCGGGACAGTGCTGTCATTGGCACTGCTGTTCTTGTTTTCCCTCATGGTTACCCTGCATTTCTCTCCGTTTGGTTTTATGCGGCGATCTCCAACAGAAATAACGGAACATGACGATCTTCTCGAGGCTGAACCAGAGGTTCAATCACCGCCGAACAAACCACGGTACAGACTGCCATCGCTGAAGACCCGGAAAGAGACACCGCCCATTGAGGAGGAAGAGGCGGTGTCTTTGCCTCCCGTACACACCGCACCAAGCTCTCCAGGGAAAACAGACAGGGTCCGGGAGGCTCTACCGGTCACCTCGTCCCTGGTCGATTTTCAGCGGCCGCCGCTCTCTTTGCTGGACCAGACAACAGCCGGTAAGGTGGAGCTCAGCCGGGAGCACTACTATGAGGTGAGTTCCACGCTGCTTGCAAAGCTGCAGGATTTTGGAGTGCAGGGAACCATTGCCGGCATTTCTCCGGGACCGGTTGTCACCACCTACGAGTTTTCACCCGCACCCGGTGTCAAGATTAACCGTATCGTCACCCTGGCAGACGATCTGGCCATGGTACTCAAGGTTGATCGGGTACGCATTGTCGGCTCCATTCCAGGTAAGGCGGCGATCGGCATCGAAATCCCCAACCCTGTCCGGGACACTGTCTACATACACGATATTTTAGAATCTAAGGAATATCGGGAGGCGCGATCCGTCCTCAGCCTGGCATTGGGATTTGATGTTGTAGGACAACCGGTTGTTGCTGATCTGGCCCGCATGCCGCACTTGCTTATTGCCGGTGCAACCGGTGCCGGTAAATCTGTGGCCATCAACGCTTTTATAGCCTCCATACTCTATAAAGCCACGCCGGCTGAGGTCAGACTGTTGATGATTGACCCCAAGCGTATAGAATTATCCGTCTATGAGGATATCCCGCACCTTCTTCACCCGGTGGTAGTGGAGGCGAAACTAGCCTCGCGGGCTCTGCTGTGGGCGGTACGGGAGATGGAACGGCGGTATCGTCTGCTTGAAGAGCGCCGGGTGAAATCGTTTACCCGCTACAACCAGGTATCGGACGATAAATTACCCTATGTTGTCATTATTGTGGATGAACTGGCTGACCTCATGATGGTGGCATCAAAAGATGTTGAAACCTCAATCGCCCGTTTGGCTCAAATGGCCAGAGCCGCGGGGATGCATATTATATTGGCAACTCAAAGACCGTCGGTCGATGTCCTGACAGGCCTGATCAAGGCGAATTTTCCAACCCGCATCTCGTTTAAAGTTTCTTCCAAGGTCGATTCCCGGACAATTCTCGATGGCTCAGGTGCAGAACATCTGCTGGGTATGGGTGACATGCTGTTTCTACCGCCCGGGGCAGCAAAGCTGCAACGTATTCACGGGGCCTACATATCTGAACAAGAAACAGACAGATTGGTGGGCTATCTTAAGGATCAGGGGGTGGCAGACTATGACGAGGCTGTCCTGCAGGACATTGAAGAGGACACCTCGGCAATGGATGAGACCGAAGAGCTTTACGATGAAAAGTATGATGAGGCAGTCGCCATTGTCACCGAGACCGGACAGGCATCGATTTCCATGGTGCAGCGGCGGTTGCGGGTGGGATATAATCGCGCCGCCCGAATCATTGAAGTGATGGAAAAGGAGGGGATAGTCGGCCCGGCGGATGGCTCGCGGCCGCGTGAAGTGCTGGTTCGACCTTCGTATGGTGATATGGAGTAG